The Altererythrobacter sp. ZODW24 genome window below encodes:
- a CDS encoding peptide chain release factor 3 → MTNTRRTFAIISHPDAGKTTLTEKLLLQGGAIHLAGEVKARGQARRARSDWMKIEQQRGISVTSSVMTFERNGIIFNLLDTPGHEDFSEDTYRTLTAVDSAIMVIDAAKGIEPQTRKLFEVCRLRSVPIITFVNKVDREGRPLFELLDEIADMLALDVSPQMYPIGMGGQFEGILDYATGTVARPEGPSKEFLGTREEDAVLPEAFAEEAELAQIGYPEFDLEAYRNGDLTPVYFGSALKNFGVTELIEAIAKHAPPPRPQPAGDDQISPDYDEVTGFIFKVQANMDPNHRDRIAFMRQVSGTFKRGMKLTPSGLGKPIAIHSPILFFAQDREIADTAEAGDIIGIPNHGTLRVGDTLSEKDKIRFTGLPNFAPEILRRVILKDPTKTKQLRKALDDLSEEGVIQVFYPELGAQHIVGVVGQLQLEVLISRLAAEYKVDAALEAAPFDTARWIKGPDEAKNQFEEFNRSNLAKDRDGDLVFLAKSVWDVNYQQEKNPDLTFSATKER, encoded by the coding sequence ATGACCAACACGCGCCGTACATTCGCGATCATTTCGCATCCCGATGCTGGTAAGACCACGCTGACCGAGAAGTTGCTGCTGCAAGGCGGCGCGATCCATCTGGCGGGCGAGGTGAAAGCCCGCGGTCAGGCGCGGCGGGCGCGTTCGGACTGGATGAAGATTGAGCAGCAGCGCGGCATCTCTGTCACCTCTTCGGTCATGACGTTTGAACGCAACGGCATCATCTTCAACCTGCTCGACACGCCGGGCCACGAAGACTTTTCCGAAGATACATATCGCACGCTGACGGCGGTCGATTCTGCCATCATGGTGATCGATGCGGCCAAGGGTATCGAGCCGCAGACCCGCAAATTGTTCGAGGTTTGCCGCCTGCGTTCCGTTCCGATCATCACATTCGTCAACAAGGTCGACCGAGAGGGGCGTCCGCTGTTCGAACTGCTCGACGAGATTGCCGATATGCTGGCGCTCGACGTGTCGCCCCAAATGTATCCGATTGGTATGGGCGGGCAGTTTGAAGGCATTCTCGACTACGCCACAGGCACGGTTGCGCGGCCCGAGGGGCCGTCCAAGGAATTCCTCGGCACGCGCGAAGAAGACGCGGTTCTGCCCGAAGCCTTCGCCGAAGAAGCAGAGCTGGCGCAAATCGGCTATCCCGAGTTTGATCTTGAAGCTTACCGGAACGGCGATCTGACGCCGGTCTATTTCGGATCAGCGCTGAAAAACTTCGGCGTGACCGAGCTGATCGAAGCGATCGCCAAACACGCTCCTCCGCCGCGTCCGCAACCTGCTGGGGACGACCAGATCAGCCCTGATTATGATGAGGTTACTGGATTCATCTTCAAGGTGCAGGCCAATATGGACCCGAACCACCGCGACCGCATTGCCTTCATGCGTCAGGTGTCCGGCACGTTTAAACGCGGCATGAAGCTGACGCCCAGCGGCCTTGGCAAACCTATCGCGATCCACTCGCCGATCCTGTTCTTTGCGCAGGATCGCGAAATTGCTGACACAGCTGAGGCCGGCGATATCATCGGCATCCCCAATCACGGCACATTGCGCGTGGGCGATACGCTGAGTGAAAAGGACAAAATCCGTTTCACCGGCCTGCCCAACTTTGCGCCCGAAATTCTGCGCCGCGTGATTCTGAAGGATCCAACCAAGACCAAACAGCTCCGCAAGGCATTGGACGATCTTTCCGAAGAAGGTGTGATCCAGGTTTTCTATCCGGAACTTGGCGCCCAGCATATCGTCGGCGTGGTCGGGCAGCTTCAGCTTGAAGTTCTTATCTCCCGGCTTGCGGCGGAATATAAGGTCGATGCCGCTCTCGAAGCAGCGCCGTTCGACACGGCTCGCTGGATAAAGGGGCCTGATGAGGCGAAGAACCAGTTCGAAGAGTTCAACCGTTCCAACCTCGCGAAAGACCGTGACGGCGATCTGGTGTTTTTGGCCAAGAGCGTGTGGGACGTGAATTATCAGCAGGAAAAGAACCCTGATCTGACCTTCTCGGCAACCAAGGAACGGTAA
- a CDS encoding GFA family protein: MTQSGERRLTGSCHCGAVQFAITSDFPELTTCDCSICRRKNALMVKVHEDQFELLAGEDSLSEYQFHTKTARHFFCNTCGIYPFHRKRVTPDFVGVNVYCLDDFDPAGIPVRATVGKGMT, encoded by the coding sequence GTGACCCAATCAGGCGAGAGGCGTTTGACGGGCAGCTGCCATTGCGGCGCAGTGCAGTTTGCTATCACAAGTGATTTTCCCGAATTGACCACCTGCGACTGTTCAATTTGCCGCCGCAAAAATGCGCTGATGGTGAAGGTTCATGAGGATCAATTCGAGCTGCTTGCAGGCGAAGATTCGCTTTCGGAATATCAATTCCACACAAAAACGGCGCGGCACTTCTTTTGCAATACCTGCGGGATTTACCCGTTCCACCGCAAGCGCGTGACGCCTGATTTCGTCGGCGTGAATGTCTATTGCCTCGATGATTTTGATCCGGCGGGCATTCCGGTCCGCGCGACCGTGGGCAAGGGCATGACCTAA
- a CDS encoding sterol desaturase family protein — protein sequence MPDFSPTDYAVPGFVLLVLLEMWWAKKRRPEAYEPRDTLTSLAFGLGSTVAGLAFGGAVFALSLWLYQFRIFDFGFIWWAWPIAFVLDDFAYYWFHRFAHRVRWFWASHVNHHSSQHYNLSTALRQSWTSFFALSFIFRIPIVMLGFHPVMGLFVGAINLIYQFWIHTEAIGRMPRWFEAVMNTPSHHRVHHATNPLYLDRNYAGTFIIWDRMFETFQAEQDDQRIHYGIVKQLGTFNLIWAAFHEWVGIAQDVWSAPWRHKFGYIWRPPGWSHDGSRDTSDAIRGRWLARQGTAPQSSKTRAEPTKAIADI from the coding sequence ATGCCTGATTTCAGTCCGACCGATTACGCTGTGCCGGGCTTTGTCCTGCTGGTCCTGCTCGAAATGTGGTGGGCGAAGAAGCGCAGGCCGGAAGCCTATGAACCGCGCGACACGCTGACGTCGCTGGCCTTTGGCCTTGGCAGCACGGTCGCAGGCCTAGCGTTTGGCGGCGCAGTTTTCGCCTTGTCGCTGTGGCTCTACCAGTTCCGCATTTTCGACTTCGGCTTTATCTGGTGGGCGTGGCCGATTGCCTTCGTGCTCGATGATTTCGCCTATTACTGGTTCCACCGCTTCGCCCACCGCGTCCGCTGGTTCTGGGCGAGCCATGTGAACCACCATTCGAGCCAGCATTACAATCTCAGTACAGCCTTACGTCAAAGCTGGACCAGCTTCTTTGCGCTCAGTTTCATTTTCCGTATCCCGATTGTGATGCTCGGCTTCCATCCAGTGATGGGCCTGTTCGTCGGCGCGATAAATCTGATCTACCAATTCTGGATCCACACCGAAGCAATCGGGCGGATGCCGCGCTGGTTCGAAGCGGTGATGAATACGCCCAGTCACCACCGGGTGCATCATGCGACCAACCCGCTCTACCTCGATCGCAACTATGCCGGGACCTTTATCATCTGGGACCGGATGTTCGAGACGTTTCAGGCCGAGCAAGATGATCAACGCATTCATTACGGTATCGTCAAACAACTCGGCACGTTCAATCTGATCTGGGCCGCTTTCCATGAGTGGGTCGGTATCGCACAAGACGTTTGGTCTGCGCCGTGGCGGCACAAGTTCGGTTATATCTGGCGCCCACCCGGCTGGAGCCACGATGGCAGCCGCGACACCTCGGATGCGATCCGCGGTCGTTGGTTAGCGCGGCAAGGCACAGCCCCTCAATCGTCCAAAACCCGAGCAGAACCGACAAAGGCGATTGCGGATATTTAA
- a CDS encoding P-II family nitrogen regulator: MKFIIAIIKPFKLDEVREALGGIGVEGMTVSEVKGFGRQKGQTEIYRGAEYTTNMLPKVKLEIAASDALAPKVVETIQEVAGTGNIGDGKIFAFDLSDATRIRTGETGETAL; this comes from the coding sequence GTGAAGTTCATCATTGCCATTATCAAACCATTCAAACTCGACGAAGTGCGTGAAGCGCTCGGCGGGATCGGCGTAGAGGGCATGACAGTGTCCGAAGTGAAGGGTTTCGGCCGCCAGAAGGGCCAGACCGAAATTTATCGCGGCGCTGAATACACCACCAACATGCTTCCCAAAGTGAAGCTGGAAATCGCGGCCAGCGATGCGCTCGCGCCCAAGGTCGTCGAGACGATCCAAGAGGTCGCAGGCACAGGCAATATCGGCGACGGCAAGATCTTCGCCTTCGACCTGTCAGATGCCACGCGCATCCGCACCGGTGAAACCGGGGAGACGGCACTATGA
- a CDS encoding alpha/beta hydrolase-fold protein yields MHRWIILGFAMLLAACQHTSAQPAWPPAANDRAELGATPIDYLPALAGDYFKHDSLAVGRRYHIFVRLPEGYADAPDQTYPIVYLLDGDSTFPMLAPQHLFLHYDENLPEAILVGIAYGGFGEVNKRGIDFRPTLEDGSQGGAKAFLTMLEDELMPRVEGRFRADSSQRVLVGQSRGGSFVHYAAYHRPALFHGFIASNSGREWADKLIYGMGKPMPKIRTDNHMILASGSRDRDYLRGTALDWRDEMAGRDDLPWEATFLDITGGTHAASLPEVYRQAMLVIFEPEVDE; encoded by the coding sequence ATGCACCGCTGGATCATTTTAGGTTTCGCCATGTTGCTGGCCGCATGTCAGCATACGTCCGCGCAGCCTGCCTGGCCGCCCGCTGCGAATGACCGGGCAGAGCTTGGTGCTACTCCGATAGATTATCTGCCCGCGCTTGCTGGCGATTACTTCAAGCACGATTCGTTAGCGGTTGGCCGCCGCTATCATATCTTCGTCCGCCTGCCCGAAGGCTATGCCGACGCGCCCGATCAGACATATCCGATTGTCTATTTGCTCGACGGGGATTCGACTTTCCCCATGCTCGCGCCGCAGCATTTGTTCCTGCACTATGACGAGAATTTGCCCGAGGCGATTCTGGTCGGCATTGCCTATGGCGGCTTCGGTGAAGTGAACAAACGTGGGATCGACTTCCGGCCAACATTGGAGGACGGTTCCCAAGGCGGGGCAAAGGCTTTCCTGACCATGTTGGAGGACGAGTTAATGCCCCGCGTGGAAGGCCGCTTCCGCGCCGATAGCAGCCAGCGTGTGCTGGTCGGGCAAAGCCGTGGCGGTTCGTTCGTACATTACGCTGCCTATCACCGGCCCGCGCTGTTCCACGGCTTCATCGCCAGCAATTCCGGTCGCGAATGGGCTGACAAGCTGATTTACGGAATGGGCAAGCCAATGCCCAAGATACGGACCGATAATCATATGATCCTAGCCTCTGGATCACGCGACCGCGACTACTTACGTGGCACCGCGCTAGACTGGCGTGACGAGATGGCGGGGCGCGATGATCTACCGTGGGAGGCCACCTTCCTCGACATCACGGGCGGCACCCATGCGGCCAGCCTGCCCGAGGTTTACCGGCAGGCGATGTTGGTGATTTTCGAGCCTGAAGTGGATGAATAG
- a CDS encoding TetR/AcrR family transcriptional regulator has translation MSGDGIMETSGQVEARQPRTARGRATRRKVLDAAAIEFGEKGFHETSIVSITARAGVALGSFYTYFESKDELFRALVQDMSNSVRDNVAPAIADEPSSLTREGQALAAFLSFAREHKELYRIIDEAEFVAPEAWNDHYAVTAGRIEARLAEVQAAGEIREVGEVEAWAIMGMNVFLGLRYGVQEDDADLDEIATKVTALLKNGLAR, from the coding sequence ATGTCTGGCGATGGAATCATGGAAACGAGTGGCCAAGTGGAGGCCCGCCAGCCGCGCACTGCACGTGGGCGGGCAACGCGCCGCAAGGTCCTCGATGCGGCTGCCATCGAATTTGGCGAGAAGGGTTTTCACGAGACGTCGATCGTGTCGATTACGGCACGCGCGGGCGTGGCGCTTGGCAGTTTCTACACTTACTTTGAATCCAAGGATGAGCTGTTCCGCGCATTGGTGCAGGACATGTCCAACAGCGTTCGCGATAATGTCGCACCGGCTATTGCTGATGAGCCGAGCTCCCTTACCCGCGAAGGTCAGGCGCTCGCCGCATTTTTGTCATTCGCGCGCGAGCATAAGGAGCTCTACCGGATTATCGACGAAGCGGAGTTCGTTGCACCCGAGGCGTGGAATGATCACTATGCTGTGACCGCCGGACGGATCGAGGCGCGCTTGGCTGAAGTACAAGCAGCCGGCGAAATCCGCGAAGTCGGCGAGGTGGAGGCTTGGGCCATCATGGGCATGAATGTCTTCCTCGGCCTGCGCTACGGTGTTCAGGAAGACGATGCAGACTTGGACGAAATCGCTACCAAGGTAACTGCCCTGTTGAAGAACGGTCTCGCTCGCTAA
- a CDS encoding GMC family oxidoreductase N-terminal domain-containing protein — protein MDQFDIIVIGGGSAGSAAAGRLAEDGKRSVCLLEAGGTNDNFLIKTPGFLPFIRNSANYKFDTVPQKGLNGRVGYQPRGKGLGGSSAINAMVYIRGNRFDYDQWAELGCTGWGYDDVLPYFKRSENNVRGGDEYHGGEGPLHVSDQHWTNPVSRAFVDSAEQLQLPRNDDFNDDKQAGFGIYQVTQKDGERWSAARAYVEPLRESPNLDIRTGTLVEKLVIEDGRVTGVAIKRGRKRETIMAREGVILSAGAFNTPQILMLSGIGPADNLWDHGLDVVANRKAVGADLQDHIDYVSSWETESKDPIGSSMAGNLRMVKAIIEHRRKRTGIMTTPYAEAGGFWSVMPDAPAPDIQWHFVPAMLEDHGRENVKGHGFSLHACVLRPESRGSVTLQSKDAAAPPRIDPNFLDDDRDIATLRAGVRLSHRIAEAPPLSGYDPQDRYPINIDDDAELDELIRGRADTVYHPVGTCRMGADEGSVVDPTLKSRDVEGLWIADASIMPRLISGNTNAPSIMIGERCADFVKAALAG, from the coding sequence ATGGACCAGTTCGACATCATCGTAATCGGCGGCGGCAGCGCGGGCAGCGCTGCGGCGGGACGGCTGGCCGAAGACGGAAAACGCAGTGTTTGCTTGCTCGAGGCTGGCGGCACGAACGACAATTTCCTGATCAAGACTCCCGGGTTTCTGCCCTTCATCCGCAACTCAGCGAACTACAAATTCGACACGGTTCCGCAAAAGGGTCTGAACGGCCGGGTCGGCTACCAGCCGCGCGGAAAAGGCCTAGGCGGATCATCGGCAATCAACGCGATGGTCTATATTCGCGGCAACCGATTCGATTATGACCAATGGGCAGAACTTGGCTGCACCGGCTGGGGCTATGATGATGTGCTGCCGTACTTCAAGCGGTCAGAAAACAACGTGCGCGGCGGCGATGAATATCATGGCGGCGAAGGCCCGCTGCATGTTTCTGACCAGCATTGGACCAACCCTGTCAGCCGCGCCTTTGTGGATAGCGCCGAGCAATTGCAGCTGCCCCGAAACGACGATTTCAACGATGACAAGCAGGCCGGGTTTGGCATCTATCAGGTGACACAGAAGGACGGCGAACGCTGGTCCGCCGCGCGCGCCTATGTCGAGCCTTTGCGGGAAAGTCCGAACCTCGACATCCGCACCGGCACTTTGGTTGAAAAGCTGGTTATCGAAGACGGGCGCGTGACCGGCGTGGCCATCAAACGCGGGCGCAAACGGGAAACAATCATGGCCCGCGAGGGCGTGATCCTGAGCGCAGGCGCCTTCAACACTCCCCAAATCCTGATGCTATCGGGTATCGGCCCAGCAGATAATCTGTGGGATCACGGCCTCGATGTGGTCGCCAACCGCAAGGCTGTCGGTGCCGATCTGCAAGACCATATCGACTATGTCTCAAGCTGGGAGACAGAGTCGAAAGACCCCATCGGATCGAGCATGGCAGGCAATCTGCGGATGGTGAAAGCGATCATCGAACACCGCCGCAAACGCACAGGCATCATGACCACCCCTTATGCTGAGGCCGGGGGGTTCTGGAGTGTAATGCCCGATGCTCCCGCGCCCGATATCCAGTGGCATTTTGTGCCCGCTATGCTGGAGGATCATGGCCGCGAAAATGTGAAGGGCCACGGCTTCTCGCTCCACGCCTGCGTCCTGCGCCCGGAAAGCCGGGGCAGTGTGACGCTGCAATCGAAAGACGCCGCTGCACCGCCGCGCATCGATCCCAACTTCCTCGATGATGACCGCGATATTGCGACCCTGCGCGCAGGTGTCCGTCTGTCGCACCGGATCGCTGAAGCGCCACCGCTATCAGGCTATGACCCGCAAGACCGCTATCCGATCAACATTGACGATGATGCGGAGCTGGACGAGCTGATCCGGGGCCGCGCCGACACCGTCTATCACCCCGTCGGCACCTGCCGCATGGGCGCAGACGAAGGCAGCGTAGTCGATCCGACGCTCAAATCGCGCGATGTCGAAGGCCTGTGGATCGCCGACGCCAGCATCATGCCGCGCCTGATATCGGGCAACACCAATGCGCCCAGCATAATGATCGGCGAACGCTGCGCCGACTTTGTGAAAGCAGCGCTGGCGGGCTAA
- a CDS encoding TIGR01244 family sulfur transferase, which translates to MFRKLTETLMASPQISLADVDEAAAQGVKMIINNRPEGEEPGQLEGAAIEAAAKQHGIAYRAIPVGHGGFSEPQIAAMAEALGAGDGPVLAYCRSGTRSTFLWALAGASQGGNADDLAEKAASAGYDITPIRPAMDMLSAKAK; encoded by the coding sequence ATGTTCCGCAAGCTGACTGAAACTCTGATGGCTAGCCCGCAAATAAGCCTTGCTGATGTGGACGAAGCGGCGGCGCAGGGCGTTAAGATGATCATCAACAACCGTCCCGAAGGAGAAGAGCCGGGCCAGCTCGAGGGTGCAGCCATCGAGGCCGCTGCCAAACAGCACGGCATCGCCTATCGCGCAATCCCGGTCGGCCACGGCGGCTTCAGCGAACCGCAGATCGCCGCCATGGCCGAGGCACTGGGCGCTGGGGACGGTCCAGTGTTGGCTTATTGCCGTTCAGGAACACGCTCGACCTTCCTATGGGCACTTGCTGGGGCAAGTCAGGGCGGAAACGCCGATGACCTGGCCGAGAAGGCAGCCAGCGCAGGCTACGACATCACGCCGATCCGGCCCGCGATGGATATGCTCTCAGCAAAAGCGAAATGA
- a CDS encoding IS1595 family transposase translates to MDITAPRFTDENAARDHLESLQWPTGPFCPHCGSLNATRLEGTHHRAGLIQCNDCRKQYTVTVGTVFERSKVPLNKWLLVNHLLCSSKKGMSAHQIARMIGVSYKTAWFMMHRIREAMKDADNTPVGGSGKIVEADETYVGGKASNRHAHLRGKGPGLAQKQAVVSLVERGGKVRSQHVAKVTGPTLRATLVAGADRASWLMTDDHAGYKKVGKEFAGHASVSHSTGEYGRLGVIHSNTVENFFSILKRGIIGVYHHVSEAHLQRYATEFDFRYNTKDMTDFERSDEALIGIKGKRLTYRRTSQAAHA, encoded by the coding sequence ATGGATATTACAGCACCGCGCTTCACCGATGAAAATGCAGCCCGCGACCACTTGGAATCTCTCCAGTGGCCAACCGGCCCGTTCTGCCCTCACTGCGGTTCGCTTAATGCTACCCGCCTTGAAGGCACTCACCACCGCGCCGGACTAATCCAGTGTAATGATTGCCGTAAGCAATACACTGTCACTGTCGGCACTGTGTTCGAGCGTTCTAAAGTTCCTTTGAACAAGTGGCTGCTCGTGAACCACCTGCTGTGTTCGTCCAAGAAGGGCATGAGCGCCCATCAGATCGCCCGTATGATCGGCGTCAGCTACAAGACCGCATGGTTCATGATGCATCGCATCCGTGAAGCCATGAAGGATGCTGACAACACTCCAGTTGGCGGTTCCGGTAAGATTGTCGAAGCCGATGAAACATATGTCGGCGGTAAAGCCTCTAATCGTCACGCCCACTTGCGCGGTAAAGGTCCCGGACTTGCCCAAAAGCAGGCTGTCGTGTCCCTAGTCGAGCGCGGCGGCAAGGTTCGCAGTCAGCATGTTGCCAAGGTCACTGGCCCTACACTACGCGCCACACTGGTTGCTGGCGCTGATCGTGCAAGCTGGCTCATGACTGACGATCATGCGGGTTACAAAAAGGTCGGCAAAGAGTTTGCTGGTCACGCTTCGGTGTCACACTCGACTGGCGAGTATGGCCGCTTAGGTGTCATTCACTCCAATACAGTCGAAAACTTCTTTTCCATTTTGAAACGCGGCATCATCGGTGTTTACCACCATGTCAGCGAAGCGCACCTGCAACGCTACGCAACCGAGTTTGACTTCCGTTACAACACTAAAGACATGACCGACTTTGAACGCTCTGACGAAGCCCTGATTGGCATCAAGGGCAAGCGCCTGACCTATCGGCGGACTAGTCAAGCCGCGCACGCTTAA
- a CDS encoding endonuclease/exonuclease/phosphatase family protein, with the protein MKLKFASYNIHKAVGVDGVRDPDRIITVLREMNADIIALQEADTRFGTRKSVLSKAALDDTHWRPVQLGGNTPSLGWHGNALLVRRSMEVLEADHIEIPTLEPRGAVRADLAVDGTHIRVVGMHLDLSGLRRRHQIRSVLDHVNGNAHENPTVLMGDFNQWGVSSGAMTEFGPDWQCYAPGRSFPSRQPVARLDRIVASQHWQLEDSGVHHSALAAAGSDHLPVFADLSLPKKWQLYT; encoded by the coding sequence ATGAAGCTGAAATTCGCTAGCTATAATATCCATAAGGCGGTCGGCGTGGATGGGGTTCGTGACCCCGACCGCATCATCACAGTCCTGCGTGAAATGAATGCTGATATTATTGCGTTGCAGGAAGCAGATACGCGTTTTGGGACACGTAAGAGCGTTTTGTCGAAGGCAGCCTTGGACGACACCCATTGGAGGCCCGTGCAGTTAGGCGGTAATACCCCCAGTCTTGGCTGGCATGGCAACGCGCTGCTGGTCCGTCGTAGTATGGAGGTGTTGGAAGCCGATCATATCGAGATTCCCACCTTGGAGCCGCGCGGTGCCGTTCGCGCCGATCTTGCAGTGGACGGGACACATATTCGCGTTGTCGGAATGCATCTCGACTTGTCGGGCCTCCGCCGCCGCCACCAGATCCGCTCCGTACTGGATCACGTGAATGGCAATGCGCATGAGAACCCCACAGTGCTGATGGGCGATTTCAACCAATGGGGCGTCAGCAGCGGTGCGATGACCGAATTTGGCCCCGATTGGCAATGCTATGCCCCTGGCCGCAGCTTCCCTTCACGCCAACCAGTGGCGCGGCTGGACCGCATTGTTGCGTCGCAGCATTGGCAGCTGGAGGATAGCGGCGTGCACCACAGCGCTCTCGCAGCAGCAGGATCGGACCATCTGCCTGTGTTTGCCGATCTGAGTCTGCCTAAAAAATGGCAATTGTATACTTGA
- a CDS encoding pyridoxamine 5'-phosphate oxidase family protein, producing the protein MADFSEHLTDDHIAMIGNQPVFFVATSAEDARINLSPKGYDAFRVLGPKRVGYLDLGGSGNETNAHLLADGRITVMFCNFEQPALILRIYGRGKPVLPADDGWEEIAKHFTLLPGTRQIFDIEVESVQTSCGYGVPFMELQAERPTLVKYHAKANPAEWAAKMSLHQASIDGLPTKPTDRYISGD; encoded by the coding sequence ATGGCCGATTTTAGCGAACATCTAACCGACGACCACATTGCAATGATCGGCAATCAGCCGGTTTTCTTCGTGGCGACATCCGCTGAGGATGCGCGGATCAATCTCAGCCCCAAGGGCTATGATGCCTTCCGCGTGCTCGGGCCAAAGCGGGTCGGATATCTCGATCTTGGCGGTTCAGGCAATGAGACTAACGCGCATTTGCTCGCCGATGGCCGGATCACGGTGATGTTCTGCAACTTCGAACAGCCAGCACTGATCCTGCGCATTTATGGCCGGGGTAAGCCGGTGCTGCCGGCGGATGATGGCTGGGAAGAAATTGCAAAGCATTTCACTCTGCTTCCCGGCACACGGCAGATTTTCGATATTGAAGTCGAAAGCGTACAGACCTCATGCGGCTACGGCGTTCCGTTTATGGAACTTCAGGCCGAGCGGCCCACTTTGGTGAAGTATCACGCCAAGGCGAACCCGGCGGAATGGGCGGCAAAGATGTCGCTTCATCAGGCAAGCATCGATGGCCTGCCGACCAAGCCCACCGACCGCTACATTTCCGGCGACTAG
- a CDS encoding ammonium transporter: MFSKFAGAAGAIGASFIASTAAIAAPVAEAAPAVANPGNNAWMMTATVLVLLMILPGLALFYGGLTRSKNMLSTMTQIGATACLAMLVWVMWGFSLAFGATTYEGTLGLFISGGSYFLSGMDASTTAATFTDEVISEYVFVSFQMTFAAITAALILGATAERMKFSAVMAFVPIWLTIVYFPIAHMVWAGGGLMFEDGALDFAGGTVVHINAGVSGLVLAYLLGKRRGYPSEPMPPHSMVMTMIGTGLLWVGWFGFNAGSALEADGSAGLAMINTFVATSAGALTWMVIEKMVGHKGSALGFCSGVIAGLVAVTPAAGNSGPFGAILLGIASSAVCYFAVAKVKAKFGYDDSLDAFGIHGVGGIVGAIGTAIVYQPFIGGPGDGSTAMGAQLWIQTKSVLITIGWAGIGTLIAALIVKTLIGLRVSEEAEVDGLDISEHGERAYN, translated from the coding sequence ATGTTCAGCAAATTCGCGGGCGCTGCCGGAGCAATCGGCGCGTCCTTTATCGCAAGTACGGCAGCCATTGCAGCACCAGTTGCTGAGGCAGCACCTGCTGTCGCCAACCCGGGCAATAACGCCTGGATGATGACAGCCACTGTTCTGGTCCTGCTGATGATCCTTCCGGGTCTTGCGCTGTTTTACGGCGGCCTGACCCGCTCCAAGAACATGCTCAGCACTATGACGCAAATTGGCGCGACTGCCTGTCTCGCCATGCTGGTCTGGGTAATGTGGGGCTTCTCGCTCGCATTTGGCGCTACGACTTATGAAGGCACACTTGGCCTGTTCATCAGCGGTGGCAGCTATTTCCTCTCAGGCATGGACGCCTCGACCACGGCGGCGACATTCACCGATGAAGTGATTTCGGAATATGTCTTCGTCAGCTTCCAGATGACCTTTGCCGCGATCACCGCAGCGCTGATTTTGGGCGCAACGGCGGAACGGATGAAGTTCAGCGCAGTGATGGCTTTCGTGCCGATCTGGCTGACCATCGTGTACTTCCCGATTGCCCATATGGTTTGGGCAGGCGGCGGTCTGATGTTCGAAGATGGCGCGCTTGATTTCGCTGGCGGAACCGTTGTGCACATCAACGCTGGTGTCTCGGGCCTCGTCCTCGCTTATCTGCTTGGCAAACGCCGCGGTTATCCGTCAGAGCCAATGCCGCCGCACTCTATGGTCATGACCATGATTGGTACGGGCCTGCTGTGGGTTGGTTGGTTCGGTTTCAACGCTGGTTCCGCACTCGAAGCTGACGGCAGCGCCGGTCTTGCAATGATCAACACCTTCGTTGCCACCTCTGCTGGTGCGCTGACCTGGATGGTGATCGAGAAGATGGTCGGTCACAAGGGCTCGGCTCTGGGCTTCTGCTCAGGCGTCATTGCCGGTCTGGTTGCGGTTACGCCAGCCGCCGGTAACTCCGGCCCATTCGGCGCTATCCTGCTCGGCATCGCGTCCTCGGCTGTCTGCTACTTCGCGGTTGCCAAGGTGAAGGCGAAGTTCGGCTATGACGACTCGCTTGATGCTTTCGGCATCCACGGCGTGGGCGGCATCGTTGGCGCCATCGGCACTGCGATTGTCTACCAGCCATTCATTGGCGGCCCGGGCGATGGCTCGACCGCGATGGGCGCACAGCTCTGGATCCAGACGAAGAGCGTTCTGATCACGATTGGCTGGGCCGGCATCGGCACGCTGATCGCGGCACTGATCGTCAAAACACTTATCGGCCTCCGGGTCTCCGAAGAAGCTGAAGTCGATGGCCTCGACATCAGCGAGCACGGAGAACGCGCCTACAATTAA